One window of the Deinococcus betulae genome contains the following:
- a CDS encoding nucleotidyltransferase domain-containing protein produces MDVVTFPSQLTAAAADHPWPLVFATVSGAHLYGFPSADSDWDLRGVHVLGVREVLGLEAQAETHTLDQNDGTVELDLVTHDAHKFAGLLLKRNGYVLEQLLSPLIIHTSPAHASLRALAPGVLTRHHAHHYLGFTANQWRLLEKEAVPRVKPLLYAFRTVLTGLHLLKTGEVEANLERLNEDARLPFLTDLLGLKRGGHEAEPLPAPLETYHAEHQRLVALLEDAQTTTQLPGAVPEEVRRAVSDWVVAVRLGELPCS; encoded by the coding sequence ATGGACGTTGTGACCTTTCCCTCTCAATTGACGGCGGCCGCCGCCGACCACCCCTGGCCGCTGGTCTTTGCCACGGTCAGTGGCGCGCATCTGTACGGCTTTCCCAGCGCTGACAGCGACTGGGACCTGCGCGGCGTGCATGTGCTGGGCGTGCGCGAGGTCTTGGGGCTAGAGGCCCAGGCCGAAACCCACACGCTGGACCAGAACGACGGCACGGTCGAGCTTGATCTCGTGACCCACGACGCCCATAAGTTTGCGGGCTTGCTGCTGAAGCGCAACGGGTACGTGCTGGAGCAGCTGCTCTCGCCGCTGATCATTCACACCTCGCCTGCCCATGCGTCGCTGCGGGCACTGGCACCGGGGGTGCTGACCCGCCACCATGCCCACCACTACCTGGGCTTTACAGCCAACCAGTGGCGCCTGCTGGAAAAAGAGGCTGTGCCGCGTGTCAAGCCGCTGCTGTACGCCTTTCGCACCGTGCTAACAGGTCTGCATCTGCTGAAAACCGGCGAAGTAGAAGCCAATCTAGAGCGGCTGAACGAGGATGCCCGCCTGCCGTTCCTGACCGACCTGCTGGGCCTGAAGCGCGGTGGGCACGAAGCTGAGCCTCTACCTGCTCCGCTGGAGACCTACCACGCCGAACACCAGCGGCTGGTTGCCCTGCTTGAAGACGCGCAGACCACGACCCAGCTGCCTGGGGCCGTCCCTGAAGAGGTGCGCCGCGCGGTCAGCGACTGGGTGGTCGCAGTGCGCCTGGGAGAACTGCCGTGCTCCTGA
- a CDS encoding AAA family ATPase codes for MSALTLPDLLPLIGEGRPLHFETISAALTPVLPLLARLPGTPQDPQWHAEGSVAAHSALVVERTHELADAADLRGDDRAALILAAALHDVGKALTTREEEDENGALRIRSPRHARRGRDYLSFRLLDAGLPPDLLLKVLPLVAEHHSLHRALEGDWARGVPALARRVPLPALTQLARADARGRVVLSGDAARGEDTADLLDLAAQDLGVWDGANPLATFQAEVAALLQGASPDLLALATGRGWADWTAGLIHTPHEAAARVQDAARRGFPQLTVLCGPSGSGKSSLAAEFTGAEVVSLDALRAQLGGGRHDAKVGGQVMQAAREALRAGLRRQAHVVWDATSLRRDGRAGVLGLGRDYGALTRIVVAWTPPRLAAARNAARERPVPAAVLADQFRALDFPDVTEAHEVILRGPEGESWTL; via the coding sequence ATGAGCGCCCTGACCCTGCCTGACCTCCTGCCCCTGATTGGGGAAGGCCGGCCGCTGCACTTTGAGACCATCAGTGCCGCCCTGACGCCCGTGCTGCCCCTGCTGGCCCGCCTGCCGGGCACACCCCAGGACCCCCAGTGGCACGCGGAAGGGTCGGTGGCAGCCCACAGCGCGCTGGTGGTAGAGCGCACTCATGAGCTGGCCGACGCCGCAGACCTGCGGGGCGACGACCGCGCCGCCCTCATCCTGGCCGCGGCCCTGCACGATGTGGGCAAGGCGCTGACCACCCGTGAGGAAGAGGACGAGAACGGCGCCCTCCGCATCCGTTCGCCCCGACACGCGCGGCGCGGCCGGGACTATTTGTCGTTCCGGCTGCTGGACGCGGGTTTGCCGCCCGACCTGCTGCTAAAAGTGCTGCCGCTGGTCGCCGAACACCACAGCCTGCACCGGGCGCTGGAGGGGGACTGGGCGCGGGGCGTGCCCGCCCTGGCCCGGCGGGTGCCGCTGCCGGCCCTGACCCAGCTGGCCCGCGCCGACGCCCGTGGCCGCGTGGTCCTGAGTGGCGACGCGGCGCGCGGCGAGGACACCGCCGACCTGCTGGACCTGGCCGCGCAGGACTTGGGCGTCTGGGACGGGGCCAACCCTCTGGCGACCTTCCAGGCCGAGGTGGCGGCCCTGCTGCAAGGGGCCTCCCCCGACCTGCTGGCGCTGGCGACCGGACGCGGCTGGGCGGACTGGACGGCGGGCCTCATCCATACCCCCCACGAAGCGGCGGCACGGGTGCAGGACGCCGCCCGGCGCGGCTTTCCGCAACTGACTGTGCTGTGCGGCCCCAGTGGCAGCGGCAAAAGCAGCCTGGCCGCCGAGTTTACGGGTGCCGAGGTGGTCAGTCTGGACGCCCTACGCGCGCAGCTGGGCGGAGGCCGCCACGATGCCAAGGTGGGTGGCCAGGTCATGCAGGCCGCCCGCGAGGCCCTGCGCGCTGGGCTGCGCCGTCAGGCCCATGTGGTCTGGGACGCCACCAGCCTGCGCCGTGACGGCCGCGCGGGGGTGCTAGGGCTGGGCCGCGATTACGGCGCTCTGACCCGCATTGTGGTGGCCTGGACGCCGCCCCGGCTGGCGGCCGCTCGCAACGCCGCCCGCGAGCGTCCAGTGCCCGCCGCCGTGCTGGCCGACCAGTTCCGCGCACTGGACTTTCCCGACGTCACCGAGGCCCACGAGGTCATCCTGCGTGGCCCGGAAGGAGAATCATGGACGTTGTGA
- a CDS encoding TIGR02452 family protein, whose product MNSAGRVQMAQDTLRLLDQGGYLAGEERVSLPDLRPLLEGTRLFRPADAPLLRAALHERRDQFSTQTEVTGETTFAAARRLRAQGHDVLALNFASARNPGDGFLKGSLSQEEDLCRCSALYLSLTQPQVAGYYAANRHEQSTLYTDHLIYSPQVTVFRDDEGALLPQPVLVNVVTAPAPNAGAVAQNEPGRQAEVLPVLRRRAALVLGAAALTGQTRLVLGAWGCGVFQNDPAEVATTFRELLETEAHGSFERVTFAVYDRQPGQSTLRAFRAALDSR is encoded by the coding sequence ATGAACAGTGCGGGCCGAGTTCAGATGGCCCAGGACACGCTGCGCCTGCTGGACCAGGGTGGATATCTGGCCGGAGAAGAGCGGGTGAGCCTCCCCGACCTGCGCCCCCTGCTGGAGGGCACCCGCCTGTTCAGGCCGGCCGACGCTCCACTGCTGCGGGCGGCCCTGCACGAGCGGCGCGATCAGTTTTCTACCCAGACTGAGGTCACGGGCGAAACCACCTTTGCAGCGGCCCGGCGCCTGCGTGCCCAGGGCCATGACGTGCTGGCTCTCAACTTTGCCTCGGCGCGGAACCCTGGCGACGGCTTTTTGAAGGGCAGCCTGTCGCAGGAAGAAGACCTGTGCCGGTGCAGCGCCCTCTACCTGTCGCTGACCCAGCCGCAGGTGGCGGGCTATTATGCCGCCAACCGCCACGAGCAGTCCACGCTGTACACCGACCATCTGATTTACAGCCCCCAGGTGACGGTCTTCCGGGACGATGAAGGCGCGCTGCTGCCCCAGCCCGTGCTGGTGAACGTCGTGACGGCCCCCGCCCCCAATGCCGGCGCCGTGGCCCAGAACGAACCGGGGCGCCAGGCGGAGGTTCTCCCGGTGCTGCGCCGCCGCGCCGCGTTGGTGCTGGGAGCGGCGGCCCTGACGGGACAGACCCGGTTGGTGCTGGGCGCCTGGGGCTGCGGCGTGTTTCAGAATGACCCGGCCGAGGTGGCGACCACCTTCCGTGAGCTGCTGGAGACGGAAGCCCACGGTTCCTTCGAGAGGGTGACCTTCGCGGTCTATGACCGGCAGCCGGGACAGTCCACCCTGCGGGCGTTCCGGGCGGCACTGGACAGCCGATGA
- a CDS encoding RNA ligase family protein, giving the protein MRTKYPSTPHLPWSPGLQNDDRRIPDLSGLAGQEVVVTEKLDGENTSLYRGDLHARSLDTRPHPSRTWVKAERGRIGHEIPPGWRLCGENVYAVHSLRYEALDGYFYLFSVWDDENISRPWDEVRAWAARLSLPTPRELYRGPWDEAALRALTIDTDQMEGYVVRVTGAVPYAEFGRRVAKWVRRDHVQTDAHWLSKPVEANGLKGEA; this is encoded by the coding sequence ATGCGAACCAAATACCCCTCTACCCCCCACCTGCCCTGGTCGCCCGGACTGCAAAACGACGACCGCCGCATTCCTGACCTCTCTGGCCTGGCCGGGCAGGAGGTCGTGGTGACCGAGAAACTGGACGGCGAAAACACCAGCCTCTACCGGGGCGACCTGCACGCCCGCAGCCTGGACACGCGGCCCCACCCGTCGCGCACCTGGGTGAAGGCCGAGCGGGGCCGCATCGGGCACGAGATTCCGCCCGGCTGGCGGCTGTGCGGCGAGAACGTGTACGCCGTTCACAGCCTGCGCTACGAGGCGCTGGACGGCTACTTCTACCTGTTCTCAGTCTGGGACGACGAGAATATCTCGCGGCCCTGGGACGAGGTGCGGGCCTGGGCGGCGCGCCTGTCGCTGCCCACCCCACGCGAGCTGTACCGGGGCCCGTGGGACGAGGCGGCGCTGCGGGCACTGACCATTGACACGGACCAGATGGAAGGCTATGTGGTGCGCGTGACCGGCGCCGTGCCTTACGCCGAGTTCGGGCGGCGCGTGGCCAAGTGGGTGCGGCGTGACCACGTCCAGACGGACGCCCACTGGCTGAGCAAACCTGTGGAGGCCAACGGCCTGAAGGGGGAGGCATGA
- a CDS encoding nucleotidyltransferase domain-containing protein yields MSRPLPPGTAVTLHTPQGGFPAGTAGTIVHSPQAGSVYGVKVDGQLVKVNRVHLKVTGTDLPPADHEALRPFVQYACMMGSRAFGLSTDTSDTDLRGFYLPPARLHWGLSDPPPQLEYARTGVEEVYWEARKFVLLALKANPNVLEVLASPLPVTVTPLAQALLEIRGAFLSRRIAQTYGEYVKAQFRRLDNEQRTHGEVRLKHAVHLLRLLLSGTHTLRTGEVLVDVSEHRDALLAVKTGQMGWPEADRWRAALQRDFDQAAAQTRLPEGPDVAAVEAWLRMARRAAVDW; encoded by the coding sequence ATGAGTCGCCCCCTGCCGCCCGGCACCGCCGTTACCCTCCACACGCCGCAGGGCGGCTTTCCAGCAGGGACGGCCGGCACCATTGTCCACTCGCCCCAGGCCGGCAGCGTCTATGGGGTGAAAGTTGACGGGCAGCTCGTCAAGGTCAACCGCGTTCACCTGAAAGTCACCGGCACCGACCTTCCCCCAGCCGACCACGAAGCCCTGCGCCCCTTTGTGCAGTACGCCTGCATGATGGGCAGCCGGGCGTTCGGTCTCTCGACAGACACCTCCGACACCGACCTGCGCGGCTTTTACCTGCCGCCCGCCCGGCTGCACTGGGGCTTGAGTGACCCGCCGCCCCAACTGGAATATGCCCGCACGGGTGTGGAAGAGGTGTACTGGGAGGCGCGTAAATTCGTGCTGCTGGCGCTGAAGGCTAACCCCAACGTGCTGGAGGTGCTGGCGTCGCCCCTGCCGGTGACGGTTACGCCACTGGCCCAGGCCCTGCTGGAGATCAGAGGGGCCTTCCTAAGCCGCCGCATCGCGCAGACCTACGGCGAGTACGTAAAGGCCCAGTTTCGCCGCCTCGACAATGAGCAGCGCACGCACGGTGAGGTAAGGCTGAAACACGCGGTTCATCTGTTGCGTCTGCTGCTCAGCGGGACCCACACACTGCGAACCGGCGAGGTGCTGGTGGACGTGAGCGAACACCGGGACGCCCTGCTGGCAGTCAAAACCGGGCAAATGGGCTGGCCCGAGGCTGACCGCTGGCGGGCCGCCCTTCAGCGCGACTTTGACCAGGCCGCCGCGCAGACCCGCCTGCCAGAGGGGCCGGACGTGGCTGCGGTAGAGGCGTGGCTGCGGATGGCGCGGCGCGCGGCAGTGGACTGGTAG